A single window of Neisseria sp. KEM232 DNA harbors:
- a CDS encoding MetQ/NlpA family ABC transporter substrate-binding protein — MNTFVKLTLAAALGFGLAACGSQSADNAASGTAGSAPAAETAAKSELRFGTTPGDFGDMVKEQIKPMLEKQGYTVSLTEFPDYVTPNKALAENEIDINIFQHKPYLDSFKAEHKLDLTEVFQVPTAPLGIYPGKLAKLEEVKDGSTVAIPNDPSNLARALVMMDELGWIKLKDGIDPLKASRADIAENSKNIEFVEMEAANLPRSRQDVDFAIVNGNYAMSSGMKLTEALFQEPSFAYVNWSAVRTADKDAKWVKDIESAYNSDEFKTYAHQRFAGYKYPASWGENAAAGAKAEAASAASAAK; from the coding sequence ATGAACACATTCGTCAAACTCACCCTCGCCGCAGCCCTCGGCTTCGGCCTTGCCGCCTGCGGTAGCCAGTCCGCCGATAACGCCGCCTCCGGAACGGCCGGCAGTGCCCCCGCCGCAGAAACCGCCGCCAAAAGCGAACTCCGCTTCGGCACGACTCCGGGCGATTTCGGCGACATGGTCAAAGAGCAAATCAAACCCATGCTGGAAAAACAAGGCTACACCGTCAGCCTCACCGAATTTCCCGACTACGTCACCCCCAATAAAGCCCTGGCCGAAAACGAGATCGACATCAACATCTTCCAGCACAAACCCTATCTCGACTCCTTCAAAGCCGAACACAAACTCGACCTGACCGAAGTCTTCCAAGTGCCTACTGCCCCCTTGGGCATCTACCCGGGCAAACTGGCCAAACTCGAAGAAGTGAAAGACGGCAGCACCGTCGCCATCCCCAACGACCCCTCCAACCTCGCCCGTGCGCTGGTGATGATGGACGAATTGGGCTGGATCAAACTCAAAGACGGCATCGACCCGCTCAAAGCCTCGCGTGCCGACATCGCCGAAAACAGCAAAAACATCGAGTTTGTCGAAATGGAAGCCGCCAACCTGCCGCGCAGCCGCCAAGATGTCGACTTCGCCATCGTCAACGGCAACTACGCCATGAGCAGCGGCATGAAACTCACCGAAGCCCTGTTCCAAGAACCCAGCTTCGCCTATGTCAACTGGTCTGCCGTGCGCACTGCCGACAAAGACGCCAAATGGGTGAAAGACATCGAATCCGCCTACAACTCCGACGAATTCAAAACCTACGCACACCAGCGCTTCGCCGGCTACAAATACCCCGCCTCCTGGGGTGAAAACGCCGCCGCAGGCGCCAAAGCAGAAGCCGCTTCCGCCGCCTCTGCCGCCAAATAA
- a CDS encoding metal ABC transporter permease: MTIPLYEWLIEPFAEFDFMRHALASVVFLALSAAPVGVFLVMRRMSLVGDALGHAVLPGAAVGYMLGGLSLPAMSAGGFVAGMVMALLAGLVSRFTDLKEDANFAAFYLTSLAVGVLLVSMGGSNIDLLHLLFGSILAVDLSALTLVALVASTTILTLAVIYRPLLLESIDPLFLKAVNGKGALWHLIFLVLVVMNLVAGFQALGTLMAVGLMMIPAITARLWARNMGMLMLLSVVFALLCGLAGLLFSYHVEIPSGPAIILFCGGWYALSVLIGSEGGVLTKQLRRSRHKTF, translated from the coding sequence ATGACCATCCCCCTTTACGAATGGCTGATCGAGCCGTTTGCCGAATTCGACTTTATGCGCCACGCGCTCGCCTCGGTGGTGTTTCTCGCCCTGAGTGCCGCGCCGGTGGGCGTGTTTCTCGTCATGCGGCGCATGAGCCTGGTCGGCGACGCGCTGGGACACGCCGTACTGCCGGGTGCGGCCGTCGGCTATATGCTCGGCGGCCTCAGCCTGCCCGCCATGAGCGCGGGCGGTTTCGTCGCCGGCATGGTGATGGCGCTGCTGGCGGGGCTGGTGAGCCGTTTCACCGATTTGAAGGAAGACGCCAACTTCGCCGCCTTCTACCTCACCAGCCTTGCCGTCGGCGTTTTGCTGGTGAGCATGGGCGGCAGCAATATCGACCTGCTGCACCTTCTGTTCGGCTCGATACTCGCCGTCGATTTGAGCGCGCTCACCCTCGTCGCCCTCGTCGCCAGCACCACCATCCTCACCCTCGCCGTTATCTACCGCCCGCTGCTGCTCGAAAGCATAGACCCGCTGTTTTTAAAGGCGGTAAACGGCAAAGGCGCGCTGTGGCACCTGATTTTCCTCGTGCTGGTGGTGATGAACCTCGTTGCCGGTTTCCAAGCCCTCGGCACGCTGATGGCCGTCGGCCTGATGATGATTCCGGCGATTACCGCCCGCCTGTGGGCGCGCAATATGGGCATGCTGATGCTGCTGTCCGTTGTCTTCGCCCTGCTGTGCGGCCTGGCCGGACTGCTGTTTTCCTACCATGTCGAAATCCCCTCCGGCCCCGCCATCATCCTCTTCTGCGGCGGCTGGTACGCCCTCTCCGTGCTCATCGGCAGCGAAGGCGGCGTGCTCACCAAACAGCTGCGCCGCAGCCGCCACAAAACCTTCTAA
- a CDS encoding glycosyltransferase, whose product MSRKIDYLFIDPFASHKSGVTAYTKQAKDILSEHFTVEILSIRLGEPIEDFRKRVALFINNNEITIVEAPETRTASKYINHPRLHIRLHGSRTYCNYLQNLAVSAELIREEQAEINKAHIISAPSSITVDISRLFFDNLDNVVIIPNPIYLHNARRENNIPSDNSRKIFFIGRGDYLKGTIFLLKIIQKEPSLNITLVGDDKLRKTFMHHPNFNFIDGVDANLENLVNTGDIVLIPSIFETWSMVASEAILNRCQIVLWEHCGICQFIQNYKFAHTVPIWDINIFAQTIKNAISTKIKNTDIIKYSKQTIYEWNACFLKNINGIIYGEQSSKGEYHPIKINLDKLLSIRNNESKFMRIKKKIKKFFRNPILFFKDSRYFQPVYLKIKKYNFILLKNKHDTIPIENKLLRPKIKKLDISPSGFIVFPEMDAKKAHLRTMILLPERYNPIAEELIPLLHRHKDFLPLRDGELIIYCYDDYFSEIEPFHMLEKLNNANRDRLSNIRNIFILDDTENFSLSLYHCNHTINVIQIIPKQKNNKLVTSNVLGYYLIHKDNINKLEEKPIRKTFIYDTTLNLSLYIRKVLQEILPRDINILLPVISSKDDYRIDLFKEKNRNYDIKIYLSLSKIENNNIKYHSELCISMANLTNGLYVTEQVFLKYQNLLVNPTFDNLANFYLYASKDGLYFDVECQ is encoded by the coding sequence ATGTCAAGAAAAATAGATTACTTGTTTATTGATCCGTTTGCATCTCACAAAAGCGGAGTAACTGCATATACCAAACAAGCAAAAGATATATTATCAGAGCACTTTACTGTTGAAATATTAAGTATTAGGCTTGGGGAACCTATAGAAGATTTTCGAAAAAGAGTGGCACTTTTTATCAATAATAACGAGATAACTATTGTTGAAGCTCCCGAGACTAGAACAGCAAGTAAATATATTAACCATCCGAGACTACATATCAGATTACATGGAAGTAGAACATATTGCAACTATCTTCAAAATCTAGCGGTATCAGCTGAGTTAATCCGTGAAGAACAAGCTGAGATTAACAAAGCACACATCATATCAGCGCCTTCGTCAATTACTGTAGACATCAGCAGATTATTTTTTGATAATTTAGACAATGTTGTAATTATACCTAATCCAATATATTTGCATAACGCCAGACGAGAAAACAATATTCCATCGGATAATTCTAGAAAAATTTTTTTTATTGGAAGAGGAGACTATTTAAAAGGTACGATATTTCTATTAAAAATAATCCAGAAAGAACCCTCCTTAAATATTACATTGGTGGGTGATGATAAGCTAAGAAAAACGTTTATGCACCATCCAAATTTTAATTTTATTGATGGAGTGGATGCAAATTTAGAAAATTTAGTCAATACTGGGGATATCGTACTTATACCCAGTATTTTTGAGACTTGGTCTATGGTTGCCAGCGAAGCCATATTAAACAGATGCCAAATTGTTTTATGGGAACATTGTGGCATATGTCAATTTATACAAAACTATAAATTTGCCCATACAGTTCCTATATGGGATATCAATATTTTTGCACAGACTATTAAAAATGCTATTTCCACAAAAATAAAAAATACTGATATTATTAAATATTCCAAACAAACCATTTATGAGTGGAATGCCTGTTTTTTAAAAAATATTAATGGCATTATATATGGAGAGCAATCTTCAAAAGGAGAATATCACCCCATTAAAATTAATCTGGACAAATTACTATCAATTAGAAATAACGAAAGCAAATTTATGAGAATAAAGAAAAAAATTAAGAAATTCTTTAGAAATCCTATCCTATTTTTTAAAGATTCCCGATACTTTCAGCCAGTTTATTTAAAAATTAAAAAATACAATTTTATACTTCTAAAAAATAAGCACGATACAATCCCAATAGAAAATAAATTGTTACGTCCTAAAATAAAAAAATTGGATATTTCTCCTAGTGGGTTTATTGTCTTTCCAGAAATGGATGCAAAGAAAGCGCACCTAAGAACCATGATTCTTCTCCCTGAGCGGTATAATCCCATTGCAGAAGAATTAATTCCTCTACTTCATAGACACAAAGATTTCTTACCTTTGCGAGATGGGGAACTCATTATTTATTGTTATGATGATTATTTTAGTGAAATAGAACCCTTTCATATGCTTGAAAAATTAAACAATGCCAACAGGGATAGATTATCAAATATTAGGAATATCTTCATACTGGACGATACTGAAAATTTTTCTTTATCCCTATATCATTGCAATCATACAATAAATGTAATACAAATTATCCCAAAACAAAAAAACAATAAGTTAGTCACTAGTAATGTATTAGGTTACTATTTAATTCATAAAGATAATATTAATAAATTAGAAGAAAAACCTATTAGAAAAACGTTTATTTATGACACTACTTTAAATTTATCTTTATACATTAGAAAGGTATTACAGGAAATTTTGCCAAGGGACATTAATATATTATTGCCTGTCATATCATCGAAAGACGACTATCGGATTGATCTTTTTAAAGAAAAAAATCGTAATTACGATATTAAAATATACTTGAGTTTATCAAAAATAGAGAATAATAATATTAAATATCATAGTGAATTGTGTATATCGATGGCTAATTTAACAAATGGTCTATATGTTACAGAACAAGTTTTCTTAAAATATCAAAATTTACTAGTTAATCCAACCTTTGACAACTTGGCTAATTTCTATCTATATGCGTCAAAAGACGGTTTATATTTCGACGTGGAGTGTCAGTGA
- a CDS encoding methionine ABC transporter permease: MNRNALENLQSLLPEFQKAIQQTLVMVGVSATIAVIAGGALGIWLFTSARGQIFANPPLNRIVSWLVSFMRAFPFVILMIVLMPLTRAVVGTSFGPLAACVSLSIAASFYFARLIEQNLNEVPKGVIEAAQAMGAKPSTIIFKVLINEARAGLILSITILMIAILGESAAAGLIGGGGIGDLGIRYGHQRYMPEVMAAVVALLSAIVVVVQSLGNYLSAKADKR, encoded by the coding sequence ATGAACCGCAACGCCCTCGAAAACCTGCAATCCCTGCTGCCCGAATTCCAAAAAGCCATTCAGCAGACCCTCGTCATGGTCGGCGTTTCCGCCACCATCGCCGTCATCGCCGGCGGCGCGCTCGGCATCTGGCTCTTCACCAGCGCGCGCGGCCAGATATTCGCCAACCCGCCGCTCAACCGTATCGTCAGCTGGCTGGTCAGCTTCATGCGCGCCTTCCCCTTCGTCATCCTGATGATTGTGCTCATGCCGCTCACCCGCGCCGTCGTCGGCACATCCTTCGGCCCCCTGGCCGCCTGCGTCTCCCTCTCCATCGCCGCCAGCTTCTATTTCGCCCGCCTCATCGAACAAAACCTCAACGAAGTGCCCAAAGGCGTGATCGAAGCCGCACAGGCCATGGGCGCCAAACCGTCAACCATCATCTTCAAAGTGCTGATAAACGAAGCCCGCGCCGGCCTCATCCTCAGCATCACCATCCTGATGATCGCCATTCTCGGCGAAAGCGCCGCCGCCGGCCTCATCGGCGGCGGCGGCATCGGCGACCTCGGCATCCGCTACGGCCACCAGCGCTACATGCCCGAAGTCATGGCCGCCGTCGTCGCCCTGCTCAGCGCCATCGTCGTCGTCGTCCAAAGCCTCGGCAACTACCTGTCGGCAAAAGCGGACAAACGCTAG
- a CDS encoding SCO family protein, with translation MKHRYLALLSTLLLAACSQETAQNNAPAASQAQEVPAASAPKSQAQGGFFGTNVQKDDIGGDFTLTDGNGKPFTLSSLKGKVVLLTFGYTNCPDVCPTSLLTYSEVLGQLGEQAKDVAVVFVSVDPDRDTPEVVGKFAKTFNPDFIGLTATGDQSIPVVKQQYRVVSAKSQEQSADIYLIDHTAGTYVLDKNGETVLMENYGRTSGEIAADVKRLLQS, from the coding sequence ATGAAACACCGTTACCTTGCTCTGCTGAGCACCCTCCTGCTTGCCGCCTGCTCGCAGGAAACCGCGCAAAACAACGCACCCGCCGCTTCTCAGGCACAGGAAGTCCCCGCCGCTTCCGCACCGAAATCTCAAGCACAGGGCGGTTTTTTCGGCACCAACGTACAAAAAGACGACATCGGCGGCGATTTCACGCTGACCGACGGCAACGGCAAACCCTTTACCCTCAGCAGCCTGAAAGGCAAAGTCGTGCTGCTCACCTTCGGCTACACCAACTGCCCCGACGTCTGCCCCACCAGCCTGCTGACCTACAGCGAAGTGCTCGGCCAACTCGGCGAACAGGCCAAAGACGTGGCCGTGGTATTCGTCAGCGTCGACCCCGACCGCGACACGCCCGAAGTGGTGGGCAAATTCGCCAAAACCTTCAACCCCGACTTCATCGGCCTCACCGCCACCGGCGATCAAAGCATCCCCGTCGTCAAACAGCAATACCGCGTGGTATCGGCCAAATCGCAGGAACAGTCGGCCGACATCTACCTGATCGACCACACCGCCGGCACCTACGTTCTCGATAAAAACGGCGAAACCGTACTGATGGAAAACTACGGCAGAACATCGGGCGAAATCGCCGCCGACGTCAAACGCCTGCTCCAATCCTAA
- a CDS encoding capsular polysaccharide biosynthesis protein, producing the protein MKNAYIPSRGIRGIPNLAAFLPEFHIRNKPADAQTVIGWGLRPTTRKARAFADAHGLPFVALEDGFLRSLGLGVEGWPPFSLVFDDIGIYHDTSRPSRLEQLILAADTMPPETTAEAERAIGLILKHRLSKYNHAPDLSDGLLSEMRERENVLLIDQTFGDMAVQYGGADEAAFERMFQTALAENPQAQIWIKTHPDVLSGKKQGYLTGLAQHERVRLLVEDINPVSLLQAVDKVYCVTSQMGFEALLCGKPTVTFGLPWYAGWGVSDDRHPDAATLAQQQRRAPRTLPQLFAAAYLQYSRHINPNTGEPGSLFDVIDYLTTVRRSNEKLRGSLYCVGMSLWKRAVVKPFFNVPSCRLKFVKSVDKLAGKPLPADARLLAWGNGKDETVRFAREHNIPLLRMEDGFIRSVGLGSNLVPPLSLVIDDMGIYFNPQTLSRLEHILQNQVFDEQDFQTASVLQQALTENKISKYNVGNTNFSVPKTDKTVILVPGQVEDDASIRYGSPQICRNLDLLKTVRERNPDAFIVYKPHPDVVSGNRTGHISAEDAARYADQTAPEADILTCLQYADEVHTMTSLTGFEALLRGKKVCCYGLPFYAGWGLTEDTLPIPRRSRKLELWQLITGTLVYYPEYVNPRTQHLVNVIEVMQFLKKQKFLQKNFTILHRRLHDKQLEKIKQFLCSLSIKNRPMNK; encoded by the coding sequence ATGAAAAACGCCTACATCCCGTCGCGCGGCATACGCGGCATTCCCAACCTGGCCGCATTCCTGCCCGAATTCCACATCCGGAACAAACCGGCAGACGCGCAGACCGTTATCGGCTGGGGGCTGCGTCCCACCACCCGCAAGGCACGCGCATTCGCCGACGCGCACGGTCTGCCGTTTGTAGCACTGGAAGACGGTTTCTTGCGCTCGCTCGGACTAGGCGTCGAAGGATGGCCGCCGTTTTCCCTCGTATTCGACGACATCGGCATCTACCACGACACAAGCCGCCCCTCGCGTTTGGAGCAGCTGATTCTGGCCGCCGACACCATGCCGCCGGAAACGACGGCAGAAGCGGAACGCGCCATCGGTCTGATTCTGAAACACCGCCTGTCCAAATACAATCATGCTCCCGACCTTTCAGACGGCCTCTTGTCCGAAATGCGGGAGCGGGAAAACGTGCTCTTGATCGACCAAACCTTCGGCGACATGGCCGTGCAATACGGCGGAGCCGACGAAGCGGCATTCGAGCGCATGTTTCAGACGGCCTTAGCGGAAAACCCGCAGGCGCAAATCTGGATCAAAACCCATCCCGACGTATTAAGCGGCAAAAAACAAGGCTATCTGACCGGCTTGGCGCAACACGAACGCGTCCGCCTGCTGGTAGAAGACATCAACCCCGTATCCCTGCTGCAAGCCGTTGACAAAGTCTACTGCGTCACCTCGCAAATGGGCTTCGAAGCCCTGCTCTGCGGCAAACCGACCGTCACCTTCGGCCTGCCGTGGTATGCCGGATGGGGCGTGAGCGACGACCGCCACCCCGATGCCGCAACTTTGGCACAACAACAGCGCCGCGCACCGAGAACCCTGCCTCAGCTCTTTGCCGCCGCCTACCTGCAATACAGCCGCCACATCAACCCCAACACCGGCGAACCCGGCAGCCTGTTTGACGTCATCGACTACCTCACCACCGTCCGCCGCAGCAACGAAAAACTGCGCGGCAGCTTATACTGCGTGGGCATGTCGCTGTGGAAACGCGCCGTGGTCAAACCGTTTTTCAACGTGCCTTCATGCCGTCTGAAATTCGTCAAATCCGTGGACAAACTGGCGGGAAAACCCCTGCCCGCCGACGCCCGCCTGCTGGCATGGGGAAACGGCAAAGACGAAACCGTCCGCTTTGCCCGCGAACACAATATCCCGCTGCTGCGTATGGAAGACGGTTTCATCCGCTCCGTCGGCCTCGGCTCCAACCTCGTGCCGCCGCTGTCTCTCGTTATCGACGACATGGGCATCTATTTCAACCCGCAAACCCTGTCGCGCCTCGAACACATCCTGCAAAACCAAGTCTTCGACGAACAGGATTTTCAGACGGCCTCCGTGCTGCAACAGGCGCTCACGGAAAACAAAATCAGCAAATACAACGTCGGCAACACAAATTTCAGCGTGCCAAAAACCGATAAAACCGTTATCCTTGTGCCAGGCCAAGTCGAAGACGACGCCTCCATCCGCTACGGCTCGCCGCAAATCTGCCGCAACCTCGACCTGCTCAAAACCGTACGCGAACGCAACCCGGATGCCTTTATCGTTTACAAACCGCACCCCGACGTCGTCAGCGGCAACCGCACCGGCCACATCTCCGCCGAAGATGCCGCCCGCTACGCCGACCAAACCGCCCCCGAAGCCGACATTCTGACCTGCCTGCAATACGCCGACGAAGTTCACACCATGACCTCGCTGACAGGATTCGAAGCCCTGCTGCGCGGCAAAAAAGTCTGCTGCTACGGCCTGCCCTTCTATGCAGGCTGGGGACTGACCGAAGATACCCTGCCCATCCCCCGCCGAAGCCGCAAGTTGGAACTGTGGCAGCTGATAACGGGAACGCTGGTTTATTATCCGGAATATGTGAATCCCCGAACACAACATCTCGTTAACGTCATTGAGGTAATGCAATTTTTAAAAAAACAGAAATTTTTACAGAAAAATTTCACGATACTGCACAGGAGATTACATGACAAACAGCTAGAAAAAATAAAGCAATTTCTCTGTTCACTATCTATTAAAAATAGACCCATGAATAAATGA
- a CDS encoding methionine ABC transporter ATP-binding protein — protein MITLDRVSKRYQTRDKQWFTAVEPTSLDIEQGEIFGLMGYSGAGKSTLLRLINLLERPDSGRVLVGGEELTAMTPAQLRRARQNIGMVFQQFNLLSNRTVSGNVAFPLEIAGWPSEKTAVRVKECLEIVGLSDRAHHYPAQLSGGQKQRVGIARALAPNPKVILADEPTSALDPATTRSVLECLEDINRRFHVTIVIVTHEMNVIRRLCRRTALLHQGRLLEVADVRDRQILARTDIGRELITEEL, from the coding sequence ATGATTACTCTCGACAGGGTCTCCAAACGCTACCAAACGCGCGACAAACAATGGTTTACCGCCGTCGAACCCACCAGCCTCGACATCGAACAGGGCGAAATCTTCGGCCTGATGGGCTATTCGGGAGCAGGCAAATCCACCCTGCTGCGCCTCATCAACCTCTTGGAGCGCCCCGATTCCGGCCGCGTCCTCGTCGGCGGCGAAGAGCTCACCGCCATGACACCCGCCCAACTGCGCCGCGCGCGGCAAAACATCGGCATGGTGTTCCAGCAGTTCAACCTCCTGTCCAACCGCACCGTGTCCGGCAACGTCGCCTTCCCCCTCGAAATCGCAGGATGGCCGTCTGAAAAAACCGCCGTGCGCGTCAAAGAATGCCTGGAAATCGTCGGCCTGTCCGACCGCGCGCACCACTATCCCGCCCAGCTCTCCGGCGGGCAGAAACAACGCGTCGGCATCGCCCGCGCCCTCGCCCCCAACCCCAAAGTGATTCTGGCCGACGAGCCCACCTCCGCACTCGATCCCGCCACCACCCGCAGCGTGCTCGAATGCCTCGAAGACATCAACCGCCGCTTCCACGTCACCATCGTCATCGTCACCCACGAAATGAACGTCATCCGCCGCCTGTGCCGCCGCACCGCCCTGCTGCACCAAGGCCGCCTCCTCGAAGTGGCCGACGTGCGCGACCGCCAAATCCTCGCCCGCACCGACATCGGCCGCGAACTGATTACGGAAGAACTATGA
- a CDS encoding metal ABC transporter solute-binding protein, Zn/Mn family, producing MKHWKPALLALLIAGAANAEPLNVVSSFSILGDVAKQIGGDKIAVTNLVGADQDSHVYRLTSGDLKKIRSSKLVLLNGLGFESGEMTRAVQQSKVRYAEAAAGIKAIEADHDHDHDHDHGHDHDHGHEHHHHHGAYDPHVWSDPSLMQKYAANVADALIKADPQNKAYYSQRLQNYGKELQQLDAYAKAKFDAVPAARRKVLTGHEAFGYMGRRYNIKFYAPQGINTEAEPSAKHVAALIRQVKQEGIKAVFAENIKDSRMLERIAKESGSTVGGKLYSDALSKTPPADTYTGMIRHNVDALAKAMK from the coding sequence ATGAAACACTGGAAACCCGCCCTCCTCGCCCTCCTGATTGCCGGCGCAGCCAATGCCGAGCCGCTCAATGTCGTCAGCAGCTTCAGCATCTTGGGCGACGTCGCCAAACAAATCGGCGGCGACAAAATCGCCGTCACCAACCTCGTCGGCGCGGATCAGGACTCGCACGTCTACCGCCTCACCAGCGGCGATTTGAAAAAAATCCGCTCGTCCAAACTCGTCCTGCTCAACGGCCTCGGTTTCGAATCGGGCGAAATGACCCGCGCCGTGCAGCAGAGCAAAGTGCGCTACGCCGAAGCCGCTGCCGGCATCAAAGCCATCGAAGCGGATCACGACCACGACCACGACCACGACCACGGCCATGATCACGACCACGGCCACGAACACCACCACCATCACGGCGCCTACGACCCGCACGTGTGGAGCGACCCCTCCCTGATGCAGAAATACGCCGCCAATGTCGCCGACGCCCTTATCAAAGCCGACCCGCAAAACAAAGCCTATTACAGCCAGCGCCTGCAAAACTACGGCAAAGAGCTGCAACAGCTCGACGCCTACGCCAAAGCCAAATTCGACGCCGTCCCCGCCGCACGCCGCAAAGTCCTCACCGGCCACGAAGCCTTCGGCTACATGGGACGCCGCTACAACATCAAATTCTACGCACCGCAGGGCATCAATACCGAAGCCGAACCCTCCGCCAAACACGTCGCCGCCCTCATCCGCCAGGTCAAACAGGAAGGCATCAAAGCCGTGTTCGCCGAAAACATCAAAGACTCCCGCATGCTCGAACGCATCGCCAAAGAGTCCGGCAGCACAGTCGGCGGCAAACTCTATTCCGACGCCCTGAGCAAAACCCCGCCCGCCGACACCTACACCGGCATGATCCGCCACAACGTCGATGCCCTCGCCAAAGCCATGAAATAA
- the rfbC gene encoding dTDP-4-dehydrorhamnose 3,5-epimerase, with the protein MKIIDTALPDVKLLEPQVFGDARGFFMETFRDEWFKTNVCERTFVQENHSKSGKGVLRGLHYQTENTQGKLVRVVSGEVFDVAVDMRRSSPTFGQWAGEILSADNKCQLWVPEGFAHGFYVLSDEAEFVYKCTDYYNPQAEHSLIWNDPAVGIEWPLQGEPNLSAKDLAGKPLAEAATF; encoded by the coding sequence ATGAAAATCATCGACACCGCCCTCCCCGACGTGAAACTTTTAGAGCCGCAGGTTTTCGGCGACGCACGCGGCTTTTTTATGGAAACCTTCCGCGACGAATGGTTTAAGACCAATGTATGCGAACGCACATTCGTACAGGAAAACCATTCCAAATCAGGCAAAGGCGTATTGCGCGGCCTGCATTACCAAACCGAAAACACACAGGGCAAACTCGTGCGCGTGGTGTCGGGCGAAGTGTTCGACGTAGCCGTCGATATGCGCCGCAGCTCGCCGACTTTCGGGCAATGGGCGGGCGAAATCCTCTCCGCCGACAACAAATGCCAGCTTTGGGTGCCCGAAGGTTTCGCCCACGGCTTTTACGTTTTGAGCGACGAAGCCGAGTTTGTTTACAAATGCACCGACTATTACAACCCGCAGGCCGAACACTCGCTGATTTGGAACGACCCTGCCGTCGGCATCGAATGGCCGCTGCAAGGCGAGCCGAACCTGTCAGCCAAAGACCTTGCCGGCAAACCACTGGCCGAAGCGGCAACGTTTTAA
- the hisG gene encoding ATP phosphoribosyltransferase has product MPDNSLTIALSKGRIFEETLPLLAAAGISPAEDPEKSRKLVIATNDPDIRLVIVRASDVPTYVRYGAADFGIAGRDVLIEHGGEGLYQPLDLQIAKCRMMVAVPQGFDYAAASQPGSRLRIATKYPRIAAEHFAGKGVHVDIIKLYGSMELAPLVGLSDAIVDLVSTGNTLKANRLEAVEHICDISSRLVVNKAALKLKHNRLQAVIDAFSAAAN; this is encoded by the coding sequence ATGCCGGACAACAGCCTCACCATCGCGCTATCCAAAGGCCGCATCTTCGAAGAAACCCTGCCGCTGCTGGCGGCAGCAGGCATCTCACCCGCCGAAGACCCCGAAAAATCGCGCAAACTGGTTATCGCCACCAACGATCCAGACATCCGCCTGGTTATCGTCCGCGCCTCCGACGTGCCGACCTATGTGCGCTACGGCGCGGCCGATTTCGGCATCGCGGGACGCGACGTCCTCATCGAACACGGCGGCGAAGGACTTTACCAGCCGCTGGACTTGCAGATTGCCAAATGCCGCATGATGGTGGCCGTGCCGCAGGGTTTCGACTACGCCGCCGCCTCGCAGCCCGGCAGCCGCCTGCGCATCGCCACCAAATATCCCCGCATCGCCGCGGAACATTTCGCAGGCAAAGGCGTGCATGTGGACATCATCAAACTCTACGGTTCGATGGAACTCGCCCCGCTGGTCGGCCTGTCCGACGCCATCGTCGATCTCGTTTCCACCGGCAACACCCTAAAAGCCAACCGCCTTGAAGCCGTCGAACACATCTGCGACATTTCCAGCCGTCTTGTCGTCAACAAAGCCGCGCTGAAACTGAAACACAACCGCTTACAGGCGGTTATCGACGCTTTCTCAGCCGCCGCAAACTGA